From the Excalfactoria chinensis isolate bCotChi1 chromosome 1, bCotChi1.hap2, whole genome shotgun sequence genome, one window contains:
- the SSBP1 gene encoding single-stranded DNA-binding protein, mitochondrial, whose translation MWRRPAWQVFRQLVRHESGDTVGSLVLERSMNRVQLLGRVGQDPIMRQVDGKNPVTIFSLATNEMWRTGENEVAQTGDISQKTTWHRISVFRPGLRDVTYQYVKKGSRLYVEGKLDYGEYTDKNNVRRQATTIIADNVIFLSDNIKEKV comes from the exons ATGTGGCGGCGGCCGGCTTGGCAG GTGTTCCGCCAGTTGGTGAGGCATGAGTCTGGTGATACAGTTGGCTCGTTGGTGCTGGAACGAT CCATGAATCGTGTTCAGTTACTTGGTCGGGTTGGTCAGGACCCTATCATGAGGCAAGTGGATGGAAAAAATCCTGTCACCATATTTTCTCTTGCAACCAATGAGATGTGGCGGACTGGGGAAAATGAGGTAGCACAGACAG GTGATATCAGTCAGAAGACAACATGGCACAGGATCTCTGTCTTCAGACCAGGCCTCAGGGATGTTACGTATCAGTATGTGAAGAAGGG TTCTCGGCTCTACGTTGAAGGAAAACTAGACTATGGTGAATACACAGATAAAAACAACGTGAGGCGGCAGGCGACAACAATTATTGCAG ATAACGTAATATTTCTGAGTGATAATATCAAGGAAAAGGTATGA